Proteins from one Patagioenas fasciata isolate bPatFas1 chromosome 6, bPatFas1.hap1, whole genome shotgun sequence genomic window:
- the LHX4 gene encoding LIM/homeobox protein Lhx4 isoform X3, whose product MQLADRCFSRAGSVYCKEDFFKRFGTKCTACQQGIPPTQVVRKAQDFVYHLHCFACIICSRQLATGDEFYLMEDGRLVCKEDYETAKQNDDSEAGAKRPRTTITAKQLETLKNAYKNSPKPARHVREQLSSETGLDMRVVQVWFQNRRAKEKRLKKDAGRHRWGQFYKSVKRSRGGGKLEKESSAEDCGVSDSELSFRAEDQILSELGHTNRVYGTVGDVAGGQLLNGSFSMEGTGQSYQDLRDGSPYGLPQSPSSISSLPAHPPLLNGLDYTMDGNLGLVAHGAQGVSQTLRAMAGGGPTSDISTGSSVGYPDFPTSPASWLDDMDHPPF is encoded by the exons ACGTTTTGGGACCAAATGCACGGCATGCCAGCAGGGCATCCCCCCTACCCAGGTGGTCCGCAAAGCCCAGGACTTTGTGTACCACCTCCACTGCTTCGCCTGCATCATCTGCAGCCGGCAGTTGGCCACCGGCGACGAGTTCTACCTGATGGAGGACGGGCGGCTGGTCTGCAAGGAGGACTACGAGACTGCCAAGCAGAACG ATGACTCCGAGGCGGGCGCTAAGCGGCCCCGAACCACCATCACGGCCAAGCAGCTGGAGACACTGAAGAACGCCTACAAAAACTCCCCCAAGCCTGCCCGACACGTGCGGGAGCAGCTTTCCTCCGAGACGGGGCTTGACATGAGGGTGGTGCAG GTGTGGTTCCAGAACCGCCGTGCCAAGGAGAAGCGGCTGAAGAAGGACGCGGGGCGGCACCGCTGGGGACAGTTTTACAAGAGCGTCAAGCGGAGCCGGGGGGGTGGCAAGCTGGAGAAGGAGAGCTCAGCCGAGGACTGCGGAGTCAGCGACAGCGAACTCAGCTTCCGCG CAGAGGACCAGATCCTCTCCGAGCTCGGCCACACCAACAGGGTTTACGGCACCGTGGGGGACGTGGCGGGTGGACAGTTGCTGAACGGCAGCTTCTCCATGGAGGGGACGGGACAGTCGTACCAGGACTTGCGGGACGGGAGTCCCTACGGCCTTCCCCAGTCGCCATCCTCTATCTCCTCCCTGCCGGCCCACCCCCCCTTGCTCAACGGGCTGGACTACACCATGGACGGCAACCTAGGGCTGGTGGCCCACGGGGCGCAGGGGGTGAGTCAGACGCTGCGGGCCATGGCCGGGGGGGGCCCCACCTCCGACATCTCCACGGGGAGCAGCGTTGGGTACCCAGACTTTCCCACCAGCCCGGCCTCTTGGCTGGACGACATGGATCACCCCCCTTTCTAA